In a genomic window of Glycine max cultivar Williams 82 chromosome 13, Glycine_max_v4.0, whole genome shotgun sequence:
- the LOC100805270 gene encoding gibberellin 2-beta-dioxygenase 8 translates to MDYEPPFLEFYKPLLLQGSHRVDVAISGGAIRNDKSEWCELPLIDLGRLSLGGGGEKEECMREISEAARTWGFFQVVNHGVSQELLQSLRHQQVEVFRTPFARKSQESFFNLPARSYRWGNPSATNLGQISWSEAFHMFLPDIARMDQHQSLRSTIEAFASVVAPLAENLMQILAQKLNIKFNYFQENCSANTSFLRLNRYPPCPIFYSRVFGLLSHTDSSFLTIVNQDQIGGLQIMKDGNWVGVKPNPQALVVNIGDLFQALSNDIYISAKHRVVAAEKVERFSVAYFYNPSKDALIESHIMPPMYRKFTFGEYRGQIEKDVKETGDKVGLSRFLL, encoded by the exons ATGGATTACGAACCTCCATTTCTAGAGTTCTACAAGCCCCTCCTTCTACAAGGCTCGCACCGCGTTGATGTTGCCATCAGTGGCGGTGCCATAAGAAATGACAAGTCCGAGTGGTGTGAACTTCCTCTGATTGATCTTGGCCGATTAAGTCTCGGCGGCGGCGGCGAGAAGGAGGAGTGCATGAGAGAAATCAGTGAAGCCGCCAGAACGTGGGGTTTTTTCCAGGTTGTGAATCATGGTGTTTCACAAGAGCTTCTGCAAAGTTTACGGCATCAGCAAGTTGAAGTGTTCCGAACCCCTTTTGCAAGAAAGTCCCAAGAGAGTTTCTTCAACTTACCTGCCAGAAGTTACAGGTGGGGCAACCCATCTGCCACAAACTTGGGGCAAATTTCATGGTCAGAAGCCTTCCACATGTTTCTTCCAGATATAGCTAGAATGGACCAGCACCAAAGCCTGAG ATCAACTATTGAAGCTTTTGCATCTGTAGTAGCCCCCCTGGCAGAAAACTTAATGCAAATTCTAGCTCAGAAACTGAACATCAAATTCAACTATTTCCAAGAGAATTGTTCAGCAAACACTAGCTTTCTTCGGCTGAACAGATATCCACCATGTCCAATATTCTATTCAAGGGTGTTTGGCCTCTTATCTCACACTGACTCTAGTTTCCTCACTATAGTGAACCAAGACCAGATTGGGGGTTTGCAAATAATGAAAGATGGAAATTGGGTTGGTGTCAAACCTAACCCCCAAGCTCTGGTTGTTAATATTGGTGATTTATTCCAG GCACTAAGCAATGACATTTACATAAGTGCTAAGCACCGGGTGGTGGCAGCTGAGAAGGTAGAGAGGTTCTCTGTGGCATATTTCTATAACCCTTCCAAAGATGCATTGATAGAGAGCCACATCATGCCACCAATGTACAGGAAGTTTACTTTTGGAGAGTACAGAGGGCAGATAGAGAAAGATGTTAAGGAAACAGGTGATAAAGTGGGGCTCTCTAGGTTTCTCTTGTAG